From Rhopalosiphum padi isolate XX-2018 chromosome 2, ASM2088224v1, whole genome shotgun sequence:
TGACTATCAACGGTCTCCGCCCGAAGATCGTtcacaatattgtttatactataaatctCACGCTCGTTCATTCCGAAAAGAATTTATTGTGAGCGTTATGTGTGTGGATCGTTAAACGTGTATAGCCAACAATTGGATGATATGTGATTGTGATGACTTTGAACCTGTAATAAACGCGTGAGTAATATATACCGAATCCCGATTATTATTggtgtattatacctatacatagtacataacattataatacattcaaataaatatagtagTGACTTAGTATAAACGTTTCctaaaatactgttttattatcTTAATCGGCAGAAAACCTTTCTACACAATGGTCTAAGGTTATAGTGTGtctaatattcttatattttaaaggtatataatattatggtggttATGATGTGCATTTCGAAATAgtcaaatttaacattttttttattggcaaaTTTTATGCTCGTAACAACAATAAAGTATACGTGTCTTTATTGTTGGTGGTTTTCCCTTAGGTACTTCCTCCCTCTATACCAATTCATATATTAATCCaaaggtaaatttattttcgatCCGACACTCAGTGTCAGTGAACACTTAGTGTTCATCACTCGACAAGATACCGTCATCGAGATGATCGGACGACGACCGCGatgtgacatattataatttaatgtatatattataatattattatagaatttttttccaaagtaataaatttgtaataacccATCAGGTAGTAGGTGGCTGTAGATAGTAACCAATAGTTGGAATAGGCAATAACtatacgtaatatttataataacattgattttatatggtcaatgttaataataacaaagatATCACGAGGATCGACGACTGTTATACGAAgcggaaataaaaattattttaatgaaccgtcgaatttcttttttaatttccgCGGCAAGTCTCGAACGACGAAGATTGGTCGTGTCACCCGTCCGACTTTTTTGAGGATTTCATTTCCGATACATCAGGTGAGTCGTTTGTTTCTTAAAATATCTACactgtattaaacattttattagaaattacgatatttttattattgtaatttgttaaacgttacaattactaattagtgtaaaatactttatatatgacaatataatatatattatatacacatacacaatatTGCTAAAACGTTACATCCCCGCAATGGTATACAATACTCATATGAGTCATAtgcaatataacaaaatatattattagttcattacaatacttattatacttatcatatttatatatttatattttcatatacctaatatatgcaTCTTCAcatattttcacatattttacataatttactgtAGTCTGTAACAACGGAAGTATTGTGTTTGTTGATTATTGATAAGAGTTGTAATGCAACTTGAcgttaaaatacgtatattattatttaaaattaaagttatcagataaaaaaagaaatcatgtttattgtagtttattgcGCATAACATTGGTTAAATACAATGTACTTAATCAATGCGCATAGTGTTTGTAAAGCTAAAACACTAGATGGCGCTAcagtattaaatatcaataaaaacatccCGCAAACTTAGaaagtagattttttttattatttaggtatttagtaCCTAATTCTAAtccattattcatttaatatatattttaatgcttaatatgtacatttaattttaaataggtttGTAAAAACAActtgtaatattaaacaaagtaTACCTACTTTCTATTTCAATACGTTCAAAtgaacatacaaatttaaatttaaaaatgcttttcaatttaaatttttaaattatttatgttataggtataattttaacaCGTTGAAtatttagcataataatattttacatttacattttaaaatacaccaaaattattatttataccttactgaaataatattttatatattgtttatgttattttgatcaaatgcataataatttatgtagactgagtaaatttacttttaaaataatattaatctattcaaaataaaataaaatagaataaaaacatttgaaagtCTATTAAATCTACTCAATtctgatataatgatataaatattaattattcctcAATATCTGAGATATTGGAATcgaattatatcatttatgtatTCGTTTATCGTTGATCCTTGTATTCTACaactattgatattaataagcaaattaaaatatgtattacttaGCTAATATTATTAGTGATAACTAGATTTTTACctcaaactttttatatttcggactttttttttatccaatctCGTGAAGTCATAGCAAAAAGTGTTTGGATAACAAAGTTCGAAATGTAAAAatctagttattatttatttaacccttaaaaaaaaatcagttaaaaatatttacttttctaCTAGCCCCTACTTTTCTGAGTGTtccatttacatattatgtcgagtcaaaatattttaaaagatctCTTTTGTTAGAGACATAAGGTGgaccatttattataaaaatgttaactatattataagcaaattactattatttgctattttatttatttgtgtgcaGTGTGTATGACATTAtacttattgatatttaaaatttataatatactgtattagtACTATACATATAGATTCCGGCATATAAAgtgaccaaaaataaaaaatttaattttaaatccaatcataaaaaaactataatattattcttgtgtgataatattataatataatttattatcggcTCGCGGCCGGTCCCGTGTTCTGTGACGGACTCGGTGTCAGCGATCCGGTCCGGTCCCGTGTTGTGTTCCTTAGTAAAGTTCTATATTAACGCGATTCGTGGAAAACATATCATTATGCTGTCCATTGTTGATCAAAAGTACGTGGACAATCGTGCCTATTAATAGAAAATTTACCGAGAAAAAATGTAACCATCGTTTTGTGAGACGTTCCTTGCAAGTGTTTCTTTTTGCAACGAAAATTTCACGAAGGCGTGCATTGTAGAAACACCACTGCAATATCGCGAATTTCggtattatctattttaaatattacaaattctcgttatttttttatacctttatagatatttatatttcttgaaaactataaatacttacctgttttaatataaactgtttaaaattatattctgtgtagtttttcttataaataattttagattctgagcggagcattGAATtgagtattgattttaaaatgtggtttttgtataatatgtttatacggTTAACAATATGAATGATGATTTCCGATAGAAGATTAGATTTAGATGTGATTCTGGAGTAggatcaaaattgaaaatgcttagtatttttcaaaataatcgaaaaaaattgattaatttttacgataaaccattttcttattttgattaatttaaaaataaagaaccgTCTTAGGTACTTCAAATATCTACCTAATGTTTATacgtattaacatttattactaTGCATcgcatagttttaataatatttttactttttctgagctatttataaaaaatttaagtgaACGGTgctttatcatttttataaatatcgataaaataatgATCGTTTGGAGTGTTTgaacaaaaatcttaaaaattgaatacaagatttttcataagtaattaacatttaacactgCAAgccaaaaaatcttaaaatatttaggaacatttttttttcatagatacTGAAAAACGTATAACATTATTTGGTTGTAATTCATCCTAGTGATCCTTGaggatttaaattgtttacgtaagtataatattattataatttaatatacgcaatgacatttaataattatttagattaactTTAAGCCTAATTATTTAACAGTCCATCGTTTAttgatttatcatatttttaatagtatatattactactcgtataatagcaatattaaatatattatagctaatattataggttataacttataagttataacatatacataataatattaatataggtcgACAGACTGTCTTCACTCGAAATTgctttttgtataatacaataagttatcattgaattcaaatttacaaCATCCATTAAAATGCTATTAAAcgtgattaataaaaattatttctttaaatctttaattcattaaaatagtagtaaattctaaaatatatatttacatacagctatttaatatttattatttaccaatatgttaatttaattgtatgctGAAAACAGTGAAAACGCTTCATTGGTACCTAAGCATTATATCAACATCGTTTAGTATAGGTAAACatactttcattaaaatataaaactaaaattaaaaacattactgACATTATAGTAATTGTGATGAAtacgatgatttattcaataTCGAGGTTCACTCAACTCCCATACTATAGAGCAGAGTGGTAAATTACTTTTCCATTTTAATATTCGCATTAtgcattttgtttatattatattttatacatgtttttgaatttcgattaaaatattaaagaaattacaatgttttgttattagcattttaataatactgtttaaattatgataacttTGAAATCGGAGACTACATAATACAAGAGAATATAGCTCCGATATTTGATTACTGATTACGATTTgctttaagtaaattattttgcattattatatattattatgtacgctcaaaatttttaaaacgcgCATCTGTTATCTTTTATCTGTATCTATAGGAATAATGTTCAATACCAccttaattaatactttaatacagTTTCCCAAATAAAACGTGACATACGTGTGCAAATAATGCCGCCCTCCACACTATTAGATAGAAGTTTAGTGTTCTGTTTCCAGATTTACGTGTTTTTTTTCCGTTACACATCCGCGTTCCACCAACACGATGATAAATCGAGTATAGGGTGACGATGACACGCCTCAGTCATAGCGAAATAACGTTCTGGCGACCAATTATCATGGTTACGACTCACGAGATAATACCCCGGGGTATGTGGAAACAATAAATGGCTGACTTTTCCAACTTATAAAGTTACAGCCCACTTGCTCATCCTCGCAGcgatagttttttaatttttgataattttatgtgATCAATACtgcattaatgcattatgtGGTGTTTAAAGAATGAAAAACAAAttgtcaatgataataatattattgtgattaattgattttgtgtaattttaaaaatgtgaacattataaatatagtatgcaCGAGTATAAACAAATTTAGTAAAAACGCATATATTCAGAACAATCGGATATACGAAGAAATCGACGTTaaactacattatttaaatttcatttcaaaataatctgTGAACTTATTTTGACGACCATCATAGTGTTTATTGTTTCAGAAGTTTATCTGTAcactgtgtatattattttactcgcGTCCGGCCTCGTTATTGTCAGTTAATTTGAgccaatttaacattttactgctgtttaaattaaattaaataaaaaaaatggtcttcTGCCGTTGTTATCCGTAAGTACACGTTGTATCGTGATTTTAAAGTTCCGATAAGGTCCTTTGGCATTTCATGTGCATGGATGATTTCCTCGATTGGCGATTACTTCTACTGaagcgttaaaataatatatttttcttctttacGCGAGTGAGACTATCACCGATTGATCGTGTACCAATTAACACATTGTAGTTGTAACTTTGTAAGCGATCTTCTAGTCTGAAgtaagtttttgattttatttatttacttagtgCACTATgaaagattaatatattttataaggaaCTTCAAATACTTCGCGGAATGCGATTTATTCAGACGGCTTGTACTTAATAACCAATTAAttgctataataaattatattattacacgtatatttttaatctggccatttattattaataatgtattagatAAACGTTTAAACTAAATAACACTGACAATGAAAGACTttctgtaattatatatttatataatatacctacataataatacatatagcctataggtacaatattcaATATGTTTGTGACAATGTGACATATACCTACTGATATTCTGAAGTAATTAAGTGTAAGtataagtaatagtaataaagtCATATTACACAATgcgtaatatatgttatttataatttatattatatataatatagtttattgtgtctctaaaataaatatatgaaataagttcataaattaattatatttgtatattataattatatattatgatgaagtCGATTTTACTACTATCATACGATTTACTTCCGACTCCGAGTTGCCCTTGTGAATTATTGCAATACTTTAAAGAGTAAACACGAAGACGAGCGTTAACGGTTAACAAGCCGTCTGGTATGACCACGTAATATTATCCTAGGATATGTACAATGTCGATGATAGCTGACGGGTGGGTGCTAACTGCTTAGTGCTAACTATCAAACTATTGGGCGTGTCATTATCTCGATTTATGTTTTGTAATGAATTATCGTTCGTGGCGAAATGAAAGTTGATTCCAATAAAcctatatttacatacatatatattctatatatctagacgttatacttataagttataattaatattaagtatacatattacatatatatattgtggcaaaatactataatttggAAAGGACGTCCATAAGTTCACgatgaatattatgaatattatgataattagattttattaaatatatttattataattcagtttccaaacaatgttaaataagaatactATAAGTAGAATACTATAAGTTTTGGCCATCGTAGAAAAGTAAAGCtcaaaaagataatatttaatattatcatatttttacaaataaacaattatgttaattatgttaataaaattattaagttacatATCAGCTCAAAATATCGACTATTCGTCGAAGCTTTTATAGTTACTGTTAATGATTTTcaatctattataaataatatgcattatttaattattcatgtgtacaactgtataatattacatatacgttgtaaaataatcattataatattcatcaaggttattaaatatattacaaaattatactattttgataataaaagtCGATTGTTTatctttataaaacaatatttgataaacacacgtcataataattttttaccaaaacgtCGATATACTAAGCCGTGAATAAATTACTCTAAACAACGTTTAGAACGttctaattcatatttatttctattttttatgacTGTGTGCCATAAATTGaatgttcaaaattaaaacataacacaaatgttataaatatttctatatggTAAACCGTATTTTAAAGCTTATTTACAATAatggatataatatgatatgagtaATGaagaatatgtttataatacctctgtaattatcattatataatataatacgagctTATGTACGAGTGAATCGAGGGATGGCATTTCCGTGAATATTTTTTCCCGGGAATTTCTTAGAGTGGCAAACCAAGAGATGACAgtgaatattatcaaatttataatttatctatacgtatgtgtatgtgtgttgatagtttaaaatttatcaatcattgttttagtaatttttaaggaGCATGGGATAGTtgcgaaaataataaatacaatttgatttcgaataaataagtataatataataatataaaatgatagtataataataatcgcatatttaaatgcttttgttagtgtttaaaataaatagaattatagaattataattgtataatgtttaacaTCCAGTGTTTGTCAATGAATAATTTATCTTGTATCCCTTTTCCACATCTTCGTTTGGATTAGAGTAATCGTCACTGACAAAGGCCACGTATAGAGGTCCTTGAGTCTTGactgaaattcataaaaaaaaaaatgaaaaataatttaaaaacactctTTTCGTAAACACTTCTATTCTGTAGATGAAGTAATGTGCATGACGGCCGATCACATCAGGTCTATTCGCGTGTCGGTGAGATTCGACGAGTGACTTTAAGGTTGTTAAATTGTAGTCTAACCCTTCAGATTAAACCTCCACTATCCCACCACCAATAAATTCGTTGGGTCTAcgccgttaaaaaaaaaaaacgaaaaaaaaagtttcggtTGCGGTTACCTGTGCTGTCATCGACGTTTTCCAGCGACTTGTCACAATATTTTGACGCGAACCGCGAGCTCGAATAAAGGCCGTCCGGTATGAGCAAGTAGTCACCGCGTTCGGATGACCGTTTCCTGCTGCTGCGTCCGTTTGGCGATGTTTCGGTCGAGCTCGATGGCTGAGTGGTTTCCGTGGAAAGTTGAGTGGTTCCCGTGGGAGCCTGAGTGGTTTCTGCAGAAGCTTGAGTGGTTTCGGTGGACGGCTGTGTGGTTCCCGATGTCGGCGTGGTCTGTTCGGACTCGCCGGCTGGAACCGTATCGCAGTCTCGGTCCGTGGAACCGGTCAGCCTCTGGTTGTACGCCACTTGGAATTTTACCGCCTCGTATCTAAAGGATTGGCAATTTTtcgattgaaaaatattatactatccaATATTTTAGTAGTATTATTAGTTAGTATGTTTTGGTATTGGTATATGCTTACGTCGACAAtactacgtaaaaaaaaataaaataaatgaatacatataacatatcatTGTACtccatgtatttattataaatataaatacctacatacatattatgcgtATAGTTACatgcatcaattttttttaataatttatagtaaatttaatattaagtatgaatTAATAGTTTTCTAAGGTGGTAATTACTATTTTGATGTGTTATGTATTATGCAAACATTATGTTTTTTCGATCAATTATTTTTTGCAGACCCGACTAGGACGAGAGGTCTGTAATTTGTGTTATGGCGAAAGATCCAAGTATAGGATTaactataatttgaaaaaaacgaTGAGGGTCGAGGACTAAGGCATGTTTGAACTTTTGAACTTGTTAATTGTCCCAACAAAATCGGAAACACgccttatttaatatttttaatttttataattgctgTTGACAACAAAAAAGTGTGAtggtgtacctacctactttgtCAACGAACGATTTTAGGTTAATcaattaatacctaattaattaagCACGGACAACATGATTTTCTCTTCAAACTGTTGCTGTGTGTTATTCAATGACTTACTTGATTCCGCATGTGTCTTGGTTCCTTCTGAAGCATGTCGCGTAATTTAAATTTCCCAAATAGTGTCCCATCCCTTTGTTATAGTTGAAGCTTTCGAATGAACCGTGTTTGTCAGTAAAGTATTGTAAACAACCTTCTGGCgctaaataaaagtaaataaataataaatcggcGGCTTATTCGATGTCGTAGTGAAAATAGACTGgtagttttgtaaatataatatattattctgttttgtgtacatatttatttagctGCAGATTTGGCGTTTTATCTATCTACTTACCTAGACTGTACTTGGATCTTGTAGCATCTCTTTCTTCATCTTCCCAATCCCAGACTTGACGTGCGATGTCTTTGATCTTCCACCAATTGGTCGACGTCGTTTGGCATTCCAATTGTGAGatttttaatttccaaaatGGTTCTGGGTCTGTGTCGTCTTCATCCCTCGCAGTCAATcggaattttaatgttatttgatGCTTGTTGTTatagttgttgttgtttttcgaGTCAGACTGCTGCTGGTTTACGGGCACGTACACTGCAATTATACACAGCATATACGTTACAGGAAATTAATTTCGGCAAccattaaagtatataataaaatgttataaataataattcttttaacggaaagtttatttttttcacaatttacCGTGTTGACCGGAATTTTCACCGCATAGAACAGGCACGTTTATTTTGGTGTCATCGTTCGAAATTAATGTAAACTCGTCACGTTCACATGTATATGCTGATTCTGACGTCTGTTTGGTCGGTTGGCCGAGTGAAAACCTCTCGAAATCGATTCTAAAAgaaattttgtttgtataatatatatgtataagcaaAAATAAGAGTCTCTGAAAAAAGCCgacataggtataaattataggtgTTGTTGCACCGTAATATCGTACCTTAGTTGGCATACATTTCGTCTGACGTTGATCTTGTACGAGCAAACGTCCTGGAATTTCTCTGGGCTTTGGAAATATGCCGTGCTTGAACTCGAAAATCCACCACATGAATTAggtgtaactttaaaataaataaataattataatgttgaacaattttaaatacataaagcTATATACCTACgactaaatacttttatatacattttatcagttTAATATAGAAAGTATAGACgttcaatatttcaaaactcattatttatatagcatttttattatttaaaatagttgtattgaattattatcgttattgaaTCCAGTTTTTTAGTGCTAGTTTTATGAAATtcataacttttattttcatcGTGTGTTCTTACATAGTATTGGACTAATGTATTGTGTGTGTtgtgtctatatatatacaagaatGGAGTGCTATACATTTGTGATTTAAATACGTGAGTTTACAACGAGGCAATTGGCATTGTTTTCGTCTGCTTTCGAAGAATGGTAAATTTGTATGTTAAAGACTAAAGATAATTATATACTGCATACCTACTATTTTCTTGGGTGACTTTTTTGTTAAATTGATATACgcataattacaaatttttatcgtcttattattatattttgtatttttaagtatatattaaaattaaatgtttcaatactaAGCTTACTGGTAAAATCAAGCTCACTTCAATATATTACCTTTGTACCTACTCATCGTTCaatcttatatttttgtttttcaagtattttgaaaattatttacattataactcGTACAATCAATACGACCGGACATGCGGACGGACGCCGCAGATAACACAAATAAACACGAATTGACCAATATAGGCAGCCGCAAGTGCATAcataatacgttattataatattgacaggCATTTCATCAaacttaatacataattaatgattatataaatcaatgttACTATCGTTACCTGAACAGCAAGAATCGAACGGGAAACACCTGCCCACTGATTTTCCGTTGGCTTCTGTACACTCGCTTTGGCCCATACAAATCCCAGGTCGGCCGTTCATCCCGACGCACGAACGTTTGGCTCCTTCCAGCATATTCCATCCTGAAACAACAACGATCGGAACAGTTGTTTAGATCGGacgaaaacgaaaaataaaaatgaatcgtTCAAGCGATCGATCATcgcgatgtattattatacatatacgcaatgcgtaaaaacataataacgtcagcataataatattgtagaatatTGCATAGGCGTGATATTCGTACACCATTACACGCACCTCTGCCTTGACGCTCGTCGTCGTGATAATCCGCTTGCCCGATGACGGCTGATGCAAGAGCCGTTAAACACGTCACGGTCgcgaatattttaaacattttaaaacgccgttacgttaaaatattatcgtggtaaaaaatcaaaaactgttAAACAAGCTAATGTGTTAGCCGATGAACACAGTTCGACCAAATGTATCGATTGTGAGTTGGGTTCGAGTCTTATATAGTCGGCTGTACGCAAAGTGCTTATCTGCTTTGAATTTCTGGAAAGTTAAGATAAACCGCATATTATAAGCAACGGCGTCTGTGTTTGCTAATGTCAAACATATTTTGTCGTCGACCCGACGGCAAACATACACCGCCGCGAGTTCGGCTAATTGCTAAAGATAATGAAAAATAGAACACATATAGTGTTTTGTATCCGGTTCTATCGATTCTATCTATAGGCGATTTTTAGAACGGTTTTACAGTATTCCGAGTCTTTTGGAAAcgctttttaaacttaatatatatatacatgtactaaGTATGGTAATACGATATTATCATCtgataagtaaataattgtgtttgactaaaaattatttgatcacATTTTACTTTCCGAGCAATTTATTTGTACCGCTTATTTGGTGTCTTGTACACATACGATCAATaacaattagtaattaaaaataatgatagattAACCTAAACGTATCATGTAATATTGattgtacttttttttcattcaaccCAAccacgtaaaataaaaataatgtctgCGTGCCAAATGCTGTGAAAAAATTGACACGTGCaacgttaaaataatagaaatgggggggggggggtcgttttatagtaaaaattgtactaatataatattattatagtgatgttCATCTGTCAATAGATGCATTTACGGCGTGAACATTATTGTTACGTACGAGTTCACAATAACGATTTTGATTCACGGTAAGATCCTTCTTATTAGACATAATAGCAAAATGGATATAGTGATGTACATTGTACTCACGCGTttcaagttttatattttattattacgacaGTTAACTAATTGCAAATTGAACTctgattttattgaaaacgcAATTATTCCTTGTTTTACGTCACCTGTTGTGCTTTTCGAAATGTTAACAGCGTTTATCTGTTAACTGCGTtttcgtaaaatatatacattgtacattcaAACTTTCAAAGCAATATACTTTACAAAAACAACGatgaaaataatcataattgaactttttttttattattattcaataaaagatAACCCTTTATATTGCAActcttaataataatgtgttacatttttttttttaattttacagttttaaaataaattataattgtttattgaaaattatattgtggcttaatattgtaatattaatattgtttaatattgtaaactttGGGggtgtttttgaatataaaataagatctagtttgtactttaaagaGATCAAAAAATTCTCAgtcctttttttataataggcgTAAAAAAATGAAGGAAAAAACGAGAATTGTTGTatgaaaaatccaaattttgacaaaattgattgtattttttaaagagtaaatctaaaataaataaccatagatacttgaaattttcacaaaatgtttatattattattttctatttacgatcaaattttcgaaatatttctttttgagctatttatatttatatattaatgaggaattttaaattatttttagttatttttttacaaatgattATTCCTTTGgaagaaatgtttaaaatttagaaatcttcTCATAAGTTGCTTatttctcaattaaaaaaaataaaaaataaaaaattttctcacaaatttttttaataagtttttaaagttggataataacaaaaactccataatatattatattaacaaccaTACCTTACAATCTAATACAATGATCTTAACATCTGCACCCTACCAACTCTTGCCCACATATACTATTCAAACTTTCATGCACACACTCACAACTACCTTAatccattaatttatataatttgtcttAAACGGAACTCTAGGCCTCGTTATTTTATCATCTAGTCATTAGTACATTAGTACATTTTTGAAGTAGTGTCAATAGATTCTTCTACCATGTAATCGCGCcttgtatataacattataaattgtttgttgCTTATTGCATCATATTAAATACAGATTgaaattgcttttatttttttctaaaaaattataataaaaaattttttttaaaattataattttaacaaaatttgtttaaatctcaaaaatataaaaattatttaataaaattgaatacaatgtgttttataagtttttcaatctaagtaaaaaaaaaaaaattctactgaaaaacaaattaattttttatgagcatttgaaacatttttacgaCCTTCGATATTCACCTGTaagat
This genomic window contains:
- the LOC132922088 gene encoding uncharacterized protein LOC132922088; its protein translation is MFKIFATVTCLTALASAVIGQADYHDDERQGRGWNMLEGAKRSCVGMNGRPGICMGQSECTEANGKSVGRCFPFDSCCSVTPNSCGGFSSSSTAYFQSPEKFQDVCSYKINVRRNVCQLRIDFERFSLGQPTKQTSESAYTCERDEFTLISNDDTKINVPVLCGENSGQHVYVPVNQQQSDSKNNNNYNNKHQITLKFRLTARDEDDTDPEPFWKLKISQLECQTTSTNWWKIKDIARQVWDWEDEERDATRSKYSLAPEGCLQYFTDKHGSFESFNYNKGMGHYLGNLNYATCFRRNQDTCGIKYEAVKFQVAYNQRLTGSTDRDCDTVPAGESEQTTPTSGTTQPSTETTQASAETTQAPTGTTQLSTETTQPSSSTETSPNGRSSRKRSSERGDYLLIPDGLYSSSRFASKYCDKSLENVDDSTVKTQGPLYVAFVSDDYSNPNEDVEKGYKINYSLTNTGC